Proteins co-encoded in one Papaver somniferum cultivar HN1 chromosome 5, ASM357369v1, whole genome shotgun sequence genomic window:
- the LOC113282373 gene encoding U3 small nucleolar ribonucleoprotein protein IMP4-like isoform X2 yields MLRRNIRMRREYLYRKNLEGKERLLYENKRKINKALEEGKPIPTELRNEEPELRRQIDLEDVNTEIPRSHIDDEYANANQRDPKILITTSRSPSAPLTQFAKELKIVFPNAQRMNRGGQVISEIIETCRAHDFSDVVLVHEHRGVPDGIIVCHLPLGPTAYFGLHNVVTRHDIKDKKSVGTMSEAYPHIILDNFSSKLGERTANILKHLFPVPKPDSKRIITLSNQSDYISFRHHVYDKPGGPKSIELKEVGPRFELRLYQLA; encoded by the exons ATGCTTCGCAGAAATATTAGAATGAGGCGAGAATACTTGTACAGAAAAAACTTGGAAGGGAAGGAACGTCTGTTATATGAGAACAAGCGAAAAATTAATAAAGCTCTAGAAG AGGGTAAACCGATACCCACAGAGCTGAGAAACGAAGAGCCAGAGTTGCGTCGACAAATAGATCTCGAGGATGTAAACACAGAAA TACCCAGGTCTCATATAGATGACGAGTATGCAAATGCTAATCAAAGGGATCCGAAGATTTTGATAACAACGTCACGTAGTCCAAGTGCCCCTCTAACTCAGTTTGCCAAG GAGTTGAAGATTGTTTTCCCTAATGCTCAGCGAATGAATCGTGGTGGTCAG GTCATCTCTGAAATTATTGAAACTTGCCGGGCACATGATTTTTCCGATGTTGTGTTGGTTCATGAACATCGTGGTGTCCCAGATGGTATAATTGTTTGCCATTTACCACTGGGTCCAACTGCATACTTTGGATTACACAATGTG GTGACAAGACATGATATTAAGGACAAAAAGTCTGTTGGAACAATGTCCGAAGCTTATCCTCATATAATTCTTGACAACTTCAGTAGCAAG CTAGGTGAAAGGACAGCCAATATCTTGAAGCATCTCTTTCCGGTGCCAAAACCAGATTCAAAGCGCATCATAACCCTTTCTAATCAGTCTGATTACATCTCATTCAG GCATCATGTCTATGACAAACCTGGTGGGCCTAAATCAATCGAATTAAAGGAAGTTGGTCCGCGTTTTGAATTAAGGCTTTACCAG TTGGCGTAA
- the LOC113282373 gene encoding U3 small nucleolar ribonucleoprotein protein IMP4-like isoform X1 translates to MLRRNIRMRREYLYRKNLEGKERLLYENKRKINKALEEGKPIPTELRNEEPELRRQIDLEDVNTEIPRSHIDDEYANANQRDPKILITTSRSPSAPLTQFAKELKIVFPNAQRMNRGGQVISEIIETCRAHDFSDVVLVHEHRGVPDGIIVCHLPLGPTAYFGLHNVVTRHDIKDKKSVGTMSEAYPHIILDNFSSKLGERTANILKHLFPVPKPDSKRIITLSNQSDYISFRHHVYDKPGGPKSIELKEVGPRFELRLYQIKLGTVDQSEAPTEFVIRPYMNTAKKQKILGD, encoded by the exons ATGCTTCGCAGAAATATTAGAATGAGGCGAGAATACTTGTACAGAAAAAACTTGGAAGGGAAGGAACGTCTGTTATATGAGAACAAGCGAAAAATTAATAAAGCTCTAGAAG AGGGTAAACCGATACCCACAGAGCTGAGAAACGAAGAGCCAGAGTTGCGTCGACAAATAGATCTCGAGGATGTAAACACAGAAA TACCCAGGTCTCATATAGATGACGAGTATGCAAATGCTAATCAAAGGGATCCGAAGATTTTGATAACAACGTCACGTAGTCCAAGTGCCCCTCTAACTCAGTTTGCCAAG GAGTTGAAGATTGTTTTCCCTAATGCTCAGCGAATGAATCGTGGTGGTCAG GTCATCTCTGAAATTATTGAAACTTGCCGGGCACATGATTTTTCCGATGTTGTGTTGGTTCATGAACATCGTGGTGTCCCAGATGGTATAATTGTTTGCCATTTACCACTGGGTCCAACTGCATACTTTGGATTACACAATGTG GTGACAAGACATGATATTAAGGACAAAAAGTCTGTTGGAACAATGTCCGAAGCTTATCCTCATATAATTCTTGACAACTTCAGTAGCAAG CTAGGTGAAAGGACAGCCAATATCTTGAAGCATCTCTTTCCGGTGCCAAAACCAGATTCAAAGCGCATCATAACCCTTTCTAATCAGTCTGATTACATCTCATTCAG GCATCATGTCTATGACAAACCTGGTGGGCCTAAATCAATCGAATTAAAGGAAGTTGGTCCGCGTTTTGAATTAAGGCTTTACCAG ATCAAATTAGGAACAGTTGATCAGAGTGAAGCCCCGACTGAGTTTGTTATCCGGCCGTACATGAACACtgctaagaaacaaaagattcttGGAGATTAA